One genomic window of Mustela erminea isolate mMusErm1 chromosome 13, mMusErm1.Pri, whole genome shotgun sequence includes the following:
- the LOC116571573 gene encoding non-POU domain-containing octamer-binding protein-like, with the protein MQSNKTFNLEKQNHTPRKHHQHHHQQHHQQQQQQPPPPPIPANGQQASSQNEGLTIDLKNFRKPGEKTFTQRSRLFVGNLPPDITGEEMRKLFEKYGKAGEVFIHKDKGFGFIRLETRTLAEIAKVELDNMPLRGKQLRVRFACHSASLTVRNLPQYVSNELPEEAFSVFGQVGRAVVIADDRGRPSGKGIVEFSGKPAARKALDRCSEGSFLLTTFPRPVTVEPMDQLEDEEGLPEKLVIKNQEFHKEREQPPRFAQLGSFEYEYAMRWKALIEMEKQQQDQVDRNIKEAREKLELEMEAARHEHQVMLMRQDLMRRQEELRRMEELHNQEVQKRKQLELRQEEERRRREEEMRRQQEEMMRRQQEGFKGTFPDAREQEMAMGGAMGINNRGAMPPAPVLAGTPAPPGPAPMMPDGTLGLTPPTTERFGQAATMEGMGAIGGTPPAFNRAAPGAEFAPNKRCRY; encoded by the coding sequence ATGCAGAGCAATAAAACCTTTAACTTGGAGAAGCAAAACCATACTCCAAGGAAGCATCATCAGCATCACCACCAGCAGCACcaccagcagcaacagcagcagccgCCACCGCCACCAATACCTGCAAATGGGCAACAGGCCAGCAGCCAGAATGAAGGCTTGACTATCGACCTGAAGAATTTTAGGAAACCAGGAGAGAAGACCTTCACCCAACGTAGCCGTCTCTTTGTGGGCAATCTTCCTCCTGACATCACTGGGGAGGAGATGAGGAAACTATTTGAGAAATATGGGAAGGCAGGCGAAGTCTTCATTCATAAGGATAAGGGCTTTGGCTTTATCCGCTTGGAAACACGAACCCTAGCGGAGATTGCCAAAGTAGAACTGGACAACATGCCACTCCGTGGAAAGCAGCTGCGTGTGCGCTTTGCCTGCCATAGTGCATCCCTTACAGTCCGAAACCTTCCTCAGTATGTTTCCAATGAACTGCCGGAGGAAGCCTTTTCGGTGTTTGGCCAGGTGGGAAGGGCTGTGGTCATTGCGGATGATCGAGGAAGGCCCTCAGGAAAAGGCATTGTTGAATtctcagggaagccagctgctcGGAAAGCTCTGGACAGGTGCAGTGAAGGCTCCTTCCTGCTAACCACATTTCCTCGGCCTGTGACTGTGGAGCCCATGGACCAATTGGAGGATGAAGAGGGACTTCCAGAGAAGCTGGTTATAAAGAACCAGGAGTTTCACAAGGAGCGAGAGCAGCCACCCAGATTTGCACAGCTTGGCTCCTTCGAGTATGAGTATGCCATGCGCTGGAAGGCACTCATTgagatggagaagcagcagcaggaccAAGTGGACCGCAACATCAAGGAGGCTCGTGAGAAGCTGGAGCTGGAGATGGAGGCTGCTCGccatgagcaccaggtgatgctGATGAGACAGGACTTGATGAGGCGCCAGGAAGAACTTCGGAGGATGGAGGAGCTGCACAACCAAGAAGTGCAAAAACGAAAGCAGCTGGAGctcaggcaggaggaggagcgTAGGCGCCGCGAGGAAGAGATGCGACGGCAACAGGAAGAAATGATGCGGCGACAGCAGGAAGGATTCAAGGGAACATTCCCTGATGCGAGAGAACAGGAGATGGCTATGGGAGGTGCTATGGGAATAAACAACAGAGGCGCCATGCCCCCTGCTCCAGTGCTAGCTGGTACCCCAGCTCCTCCAGGACCTGCCCCTATGATGCCAGATGGAACCTTGGGATTGACCCCACCAACAACTGAACGCTTTGGCCAAGCTGCTACAATGGAAGGAATGGGGGCAATTGGTGGAACCCCTCCTGCATTCAACCGTGCAGCTCCTGGAGCTGAATTTGCTCCAAACAAACGTTGCCGAtactaa